In Leifsonia sp. ZF2019, a genomic segment contains:
- the ffh gene encoding signal recognition particle protein has product MATFGTLSDRLADTFKNLRTKGKLSPSDVDGTVREIRRALLDADVALDVVKEFTGKVRERALSDDVNKALNPAQQVVQIVNEELIGILGGEQRRLQFAKKPPTVIMLAGLQGAGKTTLAGKLGKWLVKDGHTPLLVAADLQRPNAVTQLQIVGEQAGVPVYAPEPGNGVGNPVKVAKDALKFAETKQYDTVVIDTAGRLGVDAELMKQAADIRKATDPDEVLFVIDAMIGQDAVATAKAFQDGVDFTGVVLSKLDGDARGGAALSVASVTGRPIIFASTGEGLDDFEPFHPDRMASRILDLGDILTLIEQAQEAFDEEEARKVAEKFATDSFTLDDFLKQMQQLRNMGSIKKMMGMLPGAGQMKQQLDNFDESEIVRTEAIIQSMTKAERTTPKLLNGSRRLRIAKGSGTTVTEVNQLVNRFEQAAKMMKTVAKGGVPNVPGMGPIPGAGYAGRKPQAKKKKGSRSGNPAKRAAENAALASGIDPNATSARAGSGLGLGGGAAKQGGPTEEELASLQKFLGR; this is encoded by the coding sequence ATGGCTACTTTCGGCACGCTGTCCGACCGTCTCGCGGACACCTTCAAGAACCTGCGCACCAAGGGCAAGCTGTCGCCGTCGGACGTCGACGGCACCGTGCGCGAGATCCGCCGCGCCCTGCTCGACGCCGACGTCGCGCTCGACGTGGTCAAAGAGTTCACCGGAAAGGTGCGCGAGCGGGCGCTCAGCGACGACGTCAACAAAGCGCTCAACCCGGCCCAGCAGGTCGTCCAGATCGTCAACGAGGAGCTCATCGGCATCCTCGGCGGCGAGCAGCGCCGCCTGCAGTTCGCGAAGAAGCCGCCGACGGTCATCATGCTCGCCGGCCTCCAGGGCGCGGGAAAGACGACCCTGGCCGGCAAGCTGGGCAAATGGCTCGTCAAGGACGGCCACACGCCCCTCCTCGTCGCCGCCGACCTCCAGCGTCCCAACGCGGTCACCCAGCTGCAGATCGTCGGCGAGCAGGCCGGGGTGCCGGTCTATGCCCCGGAGCCGGGCAACGGCGTCGGCAACCCGGTGAAGGTCGCCAAAGACGCCCTGAAGTTCGCCGAGACGAAGCAGTACGACACGGTCGTGATCGACACCGCTGGCCGCCTGGGCGTCGACGCCGAGCTGATGAAGCAGGCCGCCGACATCCGCAAGGCCACCGACCCCGACGAGGTGCTGTTCGTCATCGACGCGATGATCGGTCAGGATGCCGTCGCGACCGCGAAGGCCTTCCAGGACGGCGTCGACTTCACCGGCGTCGTGCTCTCGAAGCTCGACGGCGACGCCCGCGGCGGTGCCGCCCTCTCGGTCGCGTCCGTCACCGGTCGGCCGATCATCTTCGCGTCCACCGGTGAGGGGCTGGACGACTTCGAGCCGTTCCACCCCGACCGCATGGCGTCGCGCATCCTCGACCTCGGTGACATCCTCACCCTCATCGAGCAGGCCCAGGAGGCCTTCGACGAGGAGGAGGCGCGCAAGGTCGCCGAGAAGTTCGCGACCGACAGTTTCACGCTCGACGACTTCCTCAAGCAGATGCAGCAGCTGCGCAACATGGGATCCATCAAGAAGATGATGGGCATGCTCCCCGGCGCCGGGCAGATGAAGCAGCAGCTGGACAACTTCGATGAGAGCGAGATCGTGCGCACGGAGGCCATCATCCAGTCGATGACGAAGGCCGAGCGAACCACGCCCAAGCTGCTCAACGGTTCCCGCCGCCTCCGCATCGCCAAGGGCTCCGGCACCACCGTCACCGAGGTGAACCAGCTCGTCAACCGTTTCGAGCAGGCAGCGAAGATGATGAAGACCGTCGCCAAGGGGGGCGTTCCGAACGTCCCCGGCATGGGACCCATCCCGGGTGCGGGGTACGCCGGCCGCAAGCCGCAGGCCAAGAAGAAGAAGGGGTCCCGTTCCGGCAACCCGGCGAAGCGTGCGGCGGAGAACGCCGCGCTCGCGTCGGGCATCGACCCGAACGCGACGTCGGCCCGCGCCGGAAGCGGCCTCG
- a CDS encoding CHAD domain-containing protein: protein MFSLVAVSAELAEQLVAIESDGEDAVHQARTRVRRLRSILGVYRKAFEPEEARRLRARLKALGARLGEVCDREVRADALDDLPGADDDPALVDAVEALAAQARAEHREALHALLEHLRGRSHRRLLADVQSFAADPPLTVAGREHPRRVVRRGLAKAVDRVHAARGDALAERHETRKAARRVRYAAEAVADDLGRDAVRLAAAAEAVQDALGSHRDDTLLAASLREHDLEAAAVRCERRAREALNGVEEKVGAIRI, encoded by the coding sequence ATGTTCTCCCTCGTGGCGGTGTCGGCCGAGCTCGCCGAGCAGCTCGTCGCGATCGAGTCGGACGGGGAGGACGCGGTCCACCAGGCGCGCACGCGGGTCCGGCGGCTGCGCAGCATCCTCGGCGTCTACCGGAAGGCGTTCGAGCCGGAGGAGGCCCGGCGGCTGCGGGCGCGGCTGAAGGCGCTCGGCGCGCGGCTCGGCGAGGTGTGCGACCGGGAGGTGCGCGCCGATGCGCTGGACGACCTCCCCGGTGCCGATGACGATCCCGCGCTGGTCGATGCGGTCGAGGCGCTGGCCGCGCAGGCGCGCGCGGAGCACCGCGAGGCGCTGCACGCCCTCCTGGAGCACCTTCGCGGTCGCTCCCACCGGCGGCTCCTGGCGGACGTGCAGTCGTTCGCCGCCGATCCCCCGCTCACCGTCGCGGGCAGGGAGCACCCGCGCCGGGTCGTCCGCCGCGGCCTCGCGAAGGCCGTCGACCGGGTGCACGCCGCGCGCGGCGACGCGCTGGCGGAGCGGCATGAGACACGCAAGGCCGCCCGGCGGGTGCGATACGCGGCGGAGGCCGTCGCGGACGACCTCGGGCGGGACGCCGTGCGCCTCGCCGCGGCGGCGGAAGCGGTGCAGGACGCGCTCGGCTCCCACCGCGACGACACCCTCCTCGCCGCTTCTCTGCGTGAGCACGATCTCGAAGCGGCCGCCGTCCGCTGCGAGCGGCGGGCGCGGGAGGCGCTGAACGGCGTCGAAGAGAAGGTCGGGGCCATCAGGATCTGA
- the ftsY gene encoding signal recognition particle-docking protein FtsY codes for MADRTPWSLSGALRGLFAKKTIDENTWDDLEAALITADFGPDVTEAIVDDLRAKVERFHTTDPADLQRMLRETLEERLSQHDTTLTLSDRPAIVLVVGVNGVGKTTTIGKFAKFLRTYDRTVIVGAADTFRAAAVEQLATWAERAGAAIVRPQQQGQDPASVAFQTVEKAKNDGIEIVIIDTAGRLQTKGGLMDELSKIKRVVEKQAPISEVLLVLDATTGQNGLAQAEAFLEHAGVTGLVLTKLDGSAKGGFVLAVQERTGIPIKLVGQGEGINDLTGFTPHVFAQQLVG; via the coding sequence ATGGCAGACCGCACCCCCTGGTCCTTGTCGGGCGCCCTTCGCGGGCTGTTCGCCAAGAAGACCATCGATGAGAACACCTGGGACGACCTGGAGGCGGCGCTGATCACAGCCGATTTCGGGCCGGACGTCACCGAGGCGATCGTCGACGACCTCCGCGCCAAGGTGGAGCGCTTCCACACCACGGACCCGGCGGACCTCCAGCGCATGCTGCGGGAGACGCTCGAGGAGCGGCTCTCGCAGCACGACACCACGCTCACGCTCAGCGACCGCCCCGCGATCGTGCTGGTCGTGGGCGTGAACGGGGTCGGCAAGACGACCACGATCGGCAAGTTCGCCAAGTTCCTGCGCACCTACGACCGCACCGTGATCGTCGGCGCGGCCGACACCTTCCGCGCGGCGGCCGTCGAGCAGCTCGCGACGTGGGCGGAGCGCGCAGGGGCCGCCATCGTCCGCCCGCAGCAGCAGGGGCAGGACCCGGCCTCCGTCGCGTTCCAGACGGTCGAGAAGGCCAAGAACGACGGCATCGAGATCGTCATCATCGACACGGCGGGCCGTCTCCAGACCAAGGGCGGCCTGATGGACGAGCTGTCCAAGATCAAGCGTGTCGTCGAGAAGCAGGCGCCGATCTCGGAGGTGCTCCTCGTGCTCGACGCCACCACCGGGCAGAACGGCCTCGCCCAGGCGGAGGCGTTCCTGGAGCACGCCGGCGTCACCGGTCTCGTGCTCACGAAGCTGGACGGCTCGGCCAAGGGCGGCTTCGTGCTCGCGGTGCAGGAGCGCACCGGCATCCCGATCAAGCTGGTCGGCCAGGGCGAGGGGATCAACGACCTCACCGGCTTCACGCCGCACGTCTTCGCGCAGCAGCTGGTCGGATAG
- a CDS encoding DUF2004 domain-containing protein, producing the protein MAIEHDYFGIIDETASGGLAWSDTVDLADQAVEVELLADDETAVTEFALDAAAALVQALEGFDARARDALVAELSSRQSATSTYIDQHVDMMGESLVDLLVHNSGDIAIDVLRSLQLLHIVLQPDNAEEDEVFATFDYSISPDETDAILTVSFDVRGDVVAVDTQG; encoded by the coding sequence GTGGCGATCGAGCACGACTATTTCGGGATCATCGACGAGACGGCCTCGGGCGGCCTCGCCTGGTCCGACACGGTCGACCTCGCGGACCAGGCCGTCGAGGTGGAGCTGCTGGCGGACGACGAGACGGCGGTCACGGAGTTCGCCCTCGATGCGGCCGCGGCGCTCGTCCAGGCGCTCGAGGGCTTCGATGCGCGGGCGCGGGACGCCCTGGTCGCCGAGCTGAGCTCGCGCCAGTCGGCGACGAGCACGTACATCGACCAGCACGTGGACATGATGGGGGAGAGCCTCGTCGACCTCCTGGTGCACAACTCGGGCGACATCGCGATCGACGTCCTGCGTTCGCTGCAGCTGCTCCACATCGTCCTCCAGCCGGACAACGCCGAGGAGGACGAAGTGTTCGCCACCTTCGACTACTCGATCAGCCCCGACGAGACCGACGCCATCCTGACCGTCTCCTTCGACGTGCGCGGCGATGTGGTGGCGGTCGACACCCAGGGCTGA